Proteins from a single region of Thiomicrorhabdus sp. Kp2:
- the parC gene encoding DNA topoisomerase IV subunit A: protein MSQQTINYEGIEQKSVAEFTEKAYLDYAMYVILDRALPHIGDGLKPVQRRIIYAMSELGLKASAKYKKSARTVGDVLGKFHPHGDSACYEAMVLMAQDFSFRYPLVDGQGNWGSMDDPKSFAAMRYTEAKLSKFSQLLLEEVGQGTVDWTPNFDGSLDEPLVLPARVPHVLLNGTSGIAVGMATDIPPHNLREVIDGCIALLTSPNISMEELLEIIPAPDYPNSAQIITPKAELQKLYETGHGSIRQRASYQVEDGVNVVIDALPYQVSGSKLMEQVAAQMRAKKLPMVVDLRDESDHENPVRFVIELRSKRVDVETAMLHLFATTDLEKSYRANFNVIGLNGRPQVKNLKMMLTEWLVYRVETVRRRLQYRLDKVLARLHILDGMMIAFLNIDEVIAIIREEEKPKPALMERFGLTEIQAEAVLELKLRHLARLEEMRIRTEQAELEAERKKLELTLGSEARLKTLVKKELMADAEMYGDDRKSPLIEARTAQAMSEQDLLPSEAITVVLSDNGWVRAAKGHDIDGKALGYKSGDGFCSQATGQSRQMSVFLDSTGRAYALPAHSLPSARSHGEPLTGRLNPPAGSKFCHVLLGQPNEKIILASSAGFGFITELENLYSKNKAGKTSISLPSGSSVLTPALVEPEQWVMVVTSEPRMLVFKAEELPVLAKGKGNKLIQLPKGEQVKAVFAFSAGAKVAVQAGKYEKVFGPTAIEEAFATRAKKGIVLPRTLKNVTQILLSE, encoded by the coding sequence GTGTCCCAGCAAACCATCAACTATGAAGGTATTGAGCAAAAAAGCGTTGCTGAATTTACAGAAAAAGCCTATTTAGATTATGCAATGTATGTCATTTTGGACAGAGCTCTGCCGCATATTGGTGATGGTCTGAAACCTGTGCAAAGACGTATTATCTATGCCATGTCTGAACTCGGTTTAAAAGCCAGTGCTAAATATAAAAAGTCGGCACGTACGGTGGGGGATGTTTTAGGTAAGTTTCATCCGCATGGTGATAGCGCCTGTTATGAAGCGATGGTGCTGATGGCGCAAGACTTCTCTTTTCGCTACCCATTGGTGGATGGACAAGGGAACTGGGGTTCAATGGATGACCCTAAATCGTTTGCTGCCATGCGTTATACCGAGGCCAAACTCTCCAAATTTAGTCAGTTACTTTTAGAAGAGGTTGGCCAAGGAACCGTTGATTGGACACCAAATTTTGATGGCTCCCTCGATGAACCGCTTGTTCTGCCTGCACGAGTGCCACATGTTTTGTTGAATGGTACATCGGGTATTGCCGTGGGTATGGCAACCGACATTCCGCCCCATAATTTACGTGAAGTGATTGATGGTTGTATCGCTTTGCTGACCTCTCCAAATATCAGTATGGAAGAGCTGCTAGAAATCATTCCCGCACCCGATTATCCAAATTCGGCACAAATCATTACCCCAAAGGCCGAGCTTCAAAAACTCTATGAAACAGGGCATGGTTCAATTCGTCAACGCGCCAGTTATCAAGTTGAAGATGGGGTCAATGTTGTTATTGATGCTTTACCTTACCAGGTTTCAGGTTCAAAACTGATGGAGCAAGTGGCTGCACAAATGCGAGCTAAAAAATTGCCCATGGTGGTGGATTTACGAGATGAATCTGACCATGAAAACCCAGTACGTTTTGTCATTGAGCTGCGCTCTAAACGCGTGGATGTTGAAACCGCCATGTTACACCTCTTTGCCACAACCGATCTTGAAAAAAGTTACCGTGCCAACTTTAATGTCATTGGCTTAAATGGTCGTCCTCAAGTAAAAAACTTGAAAATGATGCTGACTGAGTGGCTTGTGTACCGTGTTGAGACAGTGCGCCGTCGTTTGCAATATAGGCTTGATAAGGTACTCGCAAGACTGCATATTTTAGATGGGATGATGATCGCCTTCTTAAATATCGATGAAGTGATTGCGATTATCCGCGAAGAGGAAAAACCAAAACCCGCATTAATGGAACGTTTTGGCTTAACAGAGATTCAAGCCGAAGCCGTTTTAGAGCTTAAATTAAGACATTTGGCGCGTCTTGAAGAGATGAGAATTCGCACTGAACAAGCAGAGTTAGAAGCGGAGCGTAAAAAGCTTGAACTCACTTTAGGTAGCGAAGCACGTCTAAAAACCTTAGTTAAGAAAGAGTTAATGGCCGATGCGGAGATGTATGGCGATGACCGTAAATCTCCACTCATTGAAGCGCGTACAGCTCAAGCCATGAGTGAGCAGGATTTGCTTCCATCAGAAGCCATTACGGTCGTGCTTTCGGATAATGGTTGGGTGAGAGCGGCCAAAGGGCATGATATTGATGGTAAGGCCCTGGGCTATAAATCAGGCGATGGCTTCTGTTCTCAAGCAACTGGTCAAAGTAGGCAGATGTCGGTGTTCCTTGATAGCACAGGAAGGGCTTATGCTCTGCCTGCACACAGCTTACCCTCTGCACGATCACATGGTGAACCTTTAACAGGGCGCTTAAACCCGCCAGCAGGCAGCAAATTTTGTCATGTTCTGCTTGGTCAGCCTAATGAAAAAATCATACTTGCCTCAAGTGCAGGGTTTGGATTTATTACTGAGCTTGAAAATCTCTATTCAAAAAATAAAGCGGGCAAAACGTCTATCTCACTTCCATCAGGAAGTTCCGTTCTTACCCCTGCATTGGTTGAGCCTGAGCAGTGGGTGATGGTGGTTACCAGTGAACCACGTATGCTGGTGTTTAAAGCGGAAGAACTTCCAGTTTTAGCCAAAGGTAAAGGTAATAAGCTGATTCAATTACCAAAAGGTGAGCAGGTTAAAGCGGTTTTTGCGTTCTCCGCAGGCGCTAAGGTGGCTGTGCAAGCGGGTAAATATGAAAAAGTATTTGGCCCTACTGCCATTGAAGAGGCTTTTGCT
- a CDS encoding heavy-metal-associated domain-containing protein has translation MQTITVENIKCGGCANGIKQALMAIDGVKDVAVDIEAGLVSLEFSVEDNTEKELDLVKQKLHSMGYPEVGSVAGLKAAGAKAKSYVSCAVGKMTDSSSKDDK, from the coding sequence ATGCAAACAATTACAGTAGAAAATATCAAATGTGGTGGTTGCGCTAATGGTATTAAGCAAGCTTTGATGGCAATTGACGGCGTTAAAGATGTGGCTGTTGATATTGAAGCAGGCCTGGTAAGTTTAGAATTTTCTGTAGAAGACAATACTGAAAAAGAATTAGATTTAGTGAAGCAGAAATTGCACTCTATGGGCTATCCAGAAGTAGGCAGTGTGGCGGGTTTGAAGGCCGCTGGAGCAAAAGCGAAATCTTATGTGTCATGTGCAGTAGGAAAAATGACGGATTCTTCATCAAAAGATGATAAATAA
- a CDS encoding YdiU family protein, producing the protein MFNNNQAPFSQNYTSLPSDFFSFVQPEPMHNAKLIHSNQNLANELGIQISPDTLMEMTSGKSFPPGLVPIAQKYTGHQFGYYNPDLGDGRGTLLGQVKDKQGQLWDLHLKGSGRTPYSRRGDGRAVLRSAVREYLIGEALDALGIPTTRCLSLCSSSEQVQREQFETRATYIRIAKTHIRFGHFEWLAQKGDIRHQKQLADYVIDTVYPELQIHTDSETRYAELLKTITRKTGALIAGWQTVGFCHGVMNTDNMSVAGETFDFGPYAFLDDCKIHHICNHSDTEGRYAYSQQPNIGLWNCQVLAQSFSQLVSAQAIEQSIDEYINTFNQQYLLKMGYKFGFIEPKTDDKLFIADTLILLDKSNLDFHYFFYVLSYFNHEDDLLQQRFNDFILDSKEWTLWQENYQQRVQQQTEPQRKELIRNNAPQIILRNYIAQEIIQAIEKGNINPLEKWMTWLRTPYNPSDEILCNTHKHYLTPPKACQKGLALSCSS; encoded by the coding sequence ATGTTTAATAACAACCAAGCGCCCTTTTCACAAAACTATACCTCACTCCCTAGCGATTTTTTTAGTTTTGTACAGCCCGAACCCATGCACAATGCCAAACTGATTCATAGCAACCAAAACTTAGCAAACGAATTGGGCATACAAATCTCACCAGATACCTTAATGGAGATGACTTCAGGTAAATCATTTCCACCAGGCCTGGTGCCAATTGCACAAAAATACACTGGCCACCAATTTGGCTACTACAATCCCGATTTAGGCGATGGTAGAGGTACATTACTTGGTCAAGTAAAAGACAAACAAGGTCAGCTTTGGGATTTACACCTTAAAGGTTCAGGCAGAACCCCCTATTCAAGAAGAGGTGATGGAAGAGCCGTTTTACGTTCTGCCGTTAGAGAATATTTAATAGGTGAAGCGTTAGATGCACTGGGCATTCCAACCACTCGCTGCCTGAGCCTTTGCTCTAGTTCGGAACAGGTTCAGCGTGAACAATTTGAAACTCGTGCCACCTATATTCGGATTGCTAAAACACATATTCGTTTTGGTCACTTTGAATGGCTCGCTCAAAAAGGAGACATTCGTCACCAAAAACAGCTAGCCGACTACGTGATTGACACGGTATATCCAGAGTTACAAATCCACACAGACAGTGAAACGCGCTATGCCGAATTATTGAAAACCATTACTCGCAAAACGGGGGCTTTGATAGCGGGTTGGCAAACGGTCGGTTTTTGTCATGGGGTAATGAATACCGATAATATGTCGGTAGCGGGTGAGACCTTTGATTTTGGCCCTTACGCCTTTTTAGATGATTGCAAAATACACCATATCTGCAATCACTCCGACACCGAGGGACGTTATGCTTATAGCCAGCAACCCAACATTGGTCTTTGGAACTGTCAGGTGTTAGCCCAATCTTTTAGCCAACTGGTTTCAGCACAAGCCATTGAGCAGTCTATAGATGAGTATATTAATACCTTTAACCAGCAATACTTGTTAAAAATGGGCTACAAATTTGGTTTTATCGAACCCAAAACGGACGATAAACTTTTTATCGCTGATACACTTATTCTGTTAGATAAGTCGAACTTAGATTTTCACTATTTCTTTTATGTATTAAGCTATTTTAACCATGAAGACGACCTACTTCAGCAACGTTTTAATGACTTTATTTTAGACTCCAAAGAGTGGACATTATGGCAAGAAAACTATCAACAGCGCGTACAACAACAAACTGAACCACAGCGGAAAGAACTCATTCGGAACAATGCACCACAAATCATCTTGCGAAACTATATCGCCCAAGAGATTATTCAAGCGATTGAAAAGGGTAATATTAACCCTTTAGAAAAATGGATGACGTGGTTACGCACCCCTTATAATCCAAGCGATGAAATACTGTGTAACACACATAAGCACTACCTAACGCCACCTAAAGCGTGTCAAAAAGGGTTGGCATTAAGTTGCTCATCTTAA
- a CDS encoding bifunctional diguanylate cyclase/phosphodiesterase, whose translation MKNSKHRQININLIVLGVIFAITFVSLFTYIPLYLNTLEQKTQDIKQDAELQSILLKQIFKPVINAKTLYSKNRNTQLALQEIKSLWFELNSDRPQQEFFLVHKNPTTDKIELVLSSKAGTTFPGTVRLVKPTMYMAIGGHYGVQSITDISNSTVLTAYAPVIPKEWGVIIKYEQQTINPSLIETLSYTLFAALLITLIIWLVLRLTLRHINNRVTSSEERYEQLLENSPDWIWEIDKLGVIKYSSKQVYSILGYQPEELLLKPFSALFDPQDAKTSTLNWQQKIMLKEPFSDLELGLLNKSKEHVYMLVSGQPIFNKSHNLIGYRGIAKNISTLKQHDNNILNLAFYDPLTKLANRLNFIETLKKHIKSQSATALKPSALLFIDLNGFKPVNDIEGHESGDKLLKIIAQRMQNHARMTDLVARFGGDEFVILIKQEHTTRPTEFQRNLEHYLDRLLEKIAEPIHINNKQLKIGASIGVAIIPKDGNNVSAILNHADVAMYQAKSKGKSKGKSNYHFYDQFTQTNMDKLLKSSAELKQAISEDQFQLYYQFQYDSNSDKIIGMEAFLRWHHPETHKILPANEFLTLAYNTNNINAIDEWVIKTAAKDIHKLNQKGIKAPPVSINLSTQKLEESTLPRVFEEAIKRNFISASALKIEITENTLLHDLEKSRHTIEQLRQQGIKVCIDNFGTGYSSLSYIQALPIESIKIDKSFIENIATSHSDLQMCRTFIQLGKSLKIDVIAEGIQSEVQSEILKKEGCHMLQGYLYSNPKPIDKIMIELSKNPLSI comes from the coding sequence ATGAAAAACTCAAAACATCGCCAAATCAATATCAATCTCATTGTTTTAGGGGTAATCTTTGCCATTACCTTTGTGAGTTTATTTACCTACATCCCTCTTTACCTGAATACGCTTGAACAAAAAACCCAAGACATTAAACAAGATGCAGAACTGCAATCTATATTACTTAAACAAATATTTAAACCCGTTATAAACGCCAAAACCCTTTACAGTAAAAACCGAAACACACAACTCGCTTTACAAGAAATCAAATCATTATGGTTTGAGCTCAATAGTGATCGTCCTCAACAGGAGTTCTTTTTAGTTCATAAAAACCCTACAACGGACAAAATTGAATTGGTACTCAGCTCCAAAGCTGGCACTACATTTCCTGGCACAGTACGTTTAGTTAAGCCGACTATGTACATGGCTATTGGCGGGCATTACGGAGTTCAAAGTATTACTGACATCTCTAACAGTACCGTACTAACCGCTTACGCTCCCGTCATACCCAAAGAGTGGGGGGTCATCATCAAATATGAACAACAAACCATCAACCCAAGCTTAATAGAGACCCTTAGCTACACGTTGTTTGCCGCCTTATTAATTACTTTAATTATCTGGCTCGTTTTACGATTAACATTAAGGCATATCAACAATAGAGTTACCTCTTCTGAAGAACGTTATGAACAACTTCTTGAGAACTCTCCAGATTGGATTTGGGAGATCGATAAATTAGGAGTCATTAAATATTCAAGTAAACAAGTTTATTCAATACTTGGCTACCAACCAGAAGAACTTCTTTTAAAGCCATTTAGTGCGTTATTTGACCCCCAAGACGCAAAAACCAGTACTCTCAACTGGCAACAAAAAATCATGTTAAAAGAGCCATTCTCGGATTTAGAACTTGGCTTATTAAACAAATCTAAAGAACATGTTTACATGCTAGTGAGCGGCCAACCTATTTTTAATAAATCTCATAACCTTATTGGCTATAGAGGCATTGCTAAAAACATTTCAACCCTTAAACAGCATGACAATAATATCTTAAATTTAGCTTTTTATGACCCCCTCACAAAATTGGCTAACCGCTTAAATTTTATTGAAACATTAAAAAAACACATCAAATCTCAATCTGCCACCGCATTAAAACCTTCTGCTTTGCTCTTTATCGACCTAAACGGGTTTAAACCCGTCAACGATATAGAAGGCCATGAATCTGGTGATAAGTTGCTTAAAATTATTGCACAACGCATGCAAAACCATGCCCGTATGACGGATCTAGTTGCCCGCTTTGGAGGTGATGAGTTTGTTATTTTAATCAAACAAGAGCACACAACCCGCCCAACAGAGTTCCAAAGAAACTTAGAACATTACCTTGACCGTTTACTTGAAAAGATTGCTGAACCGATTCATATAAATAATAAACAACTCAAAATTGGAGCCAGCATTGGCGTTGCAATCATCCCCAAAGACGGTAATAACGTGTCTGCCATTCTTAACCATGCCGATGTCGCGATGTATCAAGCGAAAAGTAAGGGCAAAAGTAAGGGCAAAAGTAACTATCACTTTTACGATCAATTCACGCAAACCAATATGGATAAGCTTTTAAAAAGTTCAGCAGAGTTAAAGCAAGCGATTTCTGAAGACCAATTTCAGCTTTATTATCAGTTTCAATACGACTCAAACAGCGATAAAATTATTGGCATGGAAGCCTTTTTGCGCTGGCATCATCCTGAAACGCATAAAATTTTGCCTGCTAATGAGTTTTTAACACTTGCTTACAATACCAATAATATAAATGCCATAGATGAGTGGGTCATAAAAACGGCTGCAAAAGATATCCATAAACTGAATCAGAAAGGAATCAAAGCACCCCCTGTTTCTATAAATCTATCCACTCAAAAACTCGAAGAGAGTACACTGCCACGGGTATTTGAAGAGGCTATTAAACGTAATTTTATTTCCGCTTCAGCGCTAAAAATAGAGATTACAGAAAACACACTTTTGCATGATTTAGAAAAATCCAGACACACGATAGAACAACTAAGACAACAAGGTATTAAAGTATGCATTGACAATTTTGGAACTGGGTATTCAAGTCTTTCTTATATTCAGGCCTTACCGATAGAGTCCATCAAAATTGATAAATCTTTTATTGAAAACATTGCAACAAGCCATAGCGACTTACAAATGTGTCGTACCTTTATACAACTGGGTAAATCTTTAAAAATCGATGTGATTGCAGAAGGCATTCAATCTGAAGTACAAAGTGAAATTCTAAAAAAAGAAGGTTGTCATATGCTACAAGGCTATCTCTACTCAAACCCAAAACCCATCGATAAAATTATGATAGAGCTTAGTAAAAATCCTTTATCAATCTAA
- a CDS encoding PilZ domain-containing protein — translation MHLIKPTEKRCRDRLSLNRKVILTSGENTLYNLKMVDLSTCGLGLLSPKPINEDNLVSLQFSLPAYDQNSNINILGKIMHTTQVNRQYLLGIEFQRLTAHDILVMKEFFIYHNRFNA, via the coding sequence ATGCATCTAATAAAACCAACCGAAAAACGCTGTCGAGACAGACTATCACTTAACAGAAAAGTCATATTAACCTCAGGTGAAAACACGCTTTATAATCTAAAAATGGTTGACCTTTCTACTTGTGGTTTAGGCTTGCTAAGCCCAAAGCCCATTAATGAAGATAACTTAGTCAGTTTACAGTTTTCACTGCCTGCTTATGACCAAAATTCAAACATCAATATCCTTGGCAAAATAATGCATACCACGCAAGTCAATCGTCAATACTTATTAGGTATTGAGTTTCAAAGGCTAACCGCACATGATATTTTGGTAATGAAAGAATTTTTTATCTATCATAATCGTTTTAATGCATAA
- a CDS encoding PilZ domain-containing protein, whose translation MKTSNYKTNRKALLIGKNGSVEAILTELSLKGAGVRASRGAKEGTELELEFEIPSLGEFTTLCVKTTVTHRHNSEDEIYLKLLFEELSHFEQAAIKDFLEYKERLIQMGKHRAPMQSG comes from the coding sequence ATGAAAACGTCCAACTATAAAACTAACCGCAAAGCGCTTCTTATTGGTAAAAATGGCTCGGTTGAGGCCATTTTGACAGAACTCTCTCTTAAAGGGGCGGGGGTTAGAGCCTCCCGTGGAGCCAAAGAGGGCACTGAGTTAGAGCTTGAGTTTGAAATTCCTTCCTTGGGTGAATTCACAACCCTTTGTGTAAAAACCACAGTCACGCATAGACATAATTCAGAAGATGAGATTTATTTAAAACTGCTTTTTGAAGAGTTAAGCCATTTTGAACAGGCTGCCATTAAAGACTTTTTAGAATATAAAGAACGACTGATTCAAATGGGTAAACATCGTGCCCCAATGCAATCGGGTTAA
- a CDS encoding TnsA endonuclease N-terminal domain-containing protein, producing the protein MYSPARKIKKSSVKNIVRFPSSKNNRTLLLESILESQFALLLEYDNNVEEYFEQPKTFFLEDENRKTYRYTPDFLIVFKNGSRKFIEVKPKKEVESGKFSKVFNLFQQRSAQSGDGFEVMSEEYIQKKPLLQNLKYFYRFRKHQILNMELFEEISNQVTTPVTFKDLHQNYDLKSLYQLIAFGYIKFDINNEPFSVNSKVWFNEE; encoded by the coding sequence ATGTACTCTCCTGCCAGAAAAATCAAAAAATCTTCTGTCAAAAATATTGTCAGATTCCCTTCTTCGAAAAATAATCGAACCCTACTTCTCGAATCGATATTAGAGTCTCAGTTCGCACTGTTGCTTGAATACGACAATAATGTAGAAGAATATTTTGAACAGCCAAAAACATTTTTTTTAGAAGATGAAAACAGAAAAACATACAGATATACCCCCGACTTCTTAATCGTTTTTAAAAATGGATCGCGTAAATTTATAGAGGTCAAGCCTAAAAAGGAGGTTGAATCGGGAAAGTTTTCTAAAGTTTTTAATCTTTTTCAACAAAGGTCAGCTCAGTCGGGAGATGGTTTTGAAGTTATGTCAGAAGAGTATATTCAAAAAAAGCCATTACTTCAAAATCTCAAATATTTTTATAGATTCAGGAAACATCAAATTTTAAACATGGAACTTTTTGAAGAAATTTCAAATCAGGTAACGACTCCAGTTACCTTTAAAGACCTTCATCAAAATTATGACCTAAAGTCTTTATATCAACTTATTGCTTTTGGGTATATAAAATTTGATATAAACAATGAACCTTTTTCGGTTAATTCAAAGGTTTGGTTCAATGAAGAATAA
- a CDS encoding Mu transposase C-terminal domain-containing protein — translation MKNNLFSIGTVFSFEQHKFIVSQIKKDGIKASNLRNNETLEITYAQGKEFIDSKALIFQKDSLSHKGLSFEDLSQEEQDLALKKLKLLELLAERRITKISGTDKTKQAILELSPIVGFTKAPHWQSVRKWLSELTNASGKIKGLYTNKNLRGNKKHRLSSIVMDIMENEIDKFIRPSQPRVSTLCRNIETEIIKYNLDNPANVQKVPTRNTIVKRLNKINLERRQRASKGSSTYQLGLADSIAPYSTTHILERVEIDHTLLDIHLIHDLDSTLIGRPTLTALSDYHSGMVFGLQTSFEATSFAAISSACLNAFLPKEEELEKLNIQGNWPTHGIPETLVTDNGNEFWSNNFSEMGMQLGMVIQYAPIRHPNYKGSIERFFGSVNTLFLDDLPGVVRKPHKKNDRYDPRQEALMTFTKFKHDFYDWIVNVYNNEPNEDGATPKEIWNSSAKQQPIPIEDKLEIELSLLASHSASLMGHGISFLGLKYNSDALKSLFRRDGKHKVNIKINPYDLGEVLVLDSKELVYITVPCLEYSYAKGVSIYEHREYKRVSRKYKNQKLNNQDLMQAKIRQKDERDRMREQNKRRKTQVTTQKHSRIEKVGIPTFDLLPSESISSNDVLIDQPASVDVKTEDWDIE, via the coding sequence ATGAAGAATAATTTATTTTCTATCGGAACAGTATTCAGCTTTGAACAACATAAATTTATTGTTTCGCAAATAAAAAAAGATGGAATCAAAGCATCGAATCTCCGCAACAATGAAACCCTAGAAATTACTTATGCTCAAGGAAAGGAGTTCATTGATTCAAAAGCGCTAATCTTTCAAAAAGATTCTCTAAGTCACAAAGGACTAAGTTTTGAGGATCTCTCCCAAGAAGAACAAGACCTCGCCTTAAAAAAACTAAAACTTCTAGAGCTTTTAGCAGAAAGAAGAATTACCAAAATTTCTGGAACAGACAAAACTAAGCAAGCCATACTCGAATTATCACCTATTGTAGGCTTTACCAAAGCTCCTCACTGGCAGTCAGTTCGAAAATGGCTCTCAGAACTTACTAATGCATCAGGAAAAATCAAAGGTCTTTACACTAATAAAAACTTGAGAGGAAATAAAAAACATCGTCTATCCAGTATAGTCATGGATATTATGGAAAATGAAATCGATAAATTTATTAGACCAAGCCAACCAAGAGTTTCAACACTATGCAGAAATATTGAAACGGAAATAATTAAATATAACTTAGATAACCCAGCTAATGTCCAAAAAGTCCCAACTCGCAACACAATCGTAAAAAGATTAAATAAAATCAATTTAGAGAGAAGGCAAAGAGCATCAAAAGGAAGTTCAACTTATCAACTTGGTCTTGCAGATTCAATTGCACCTTACTCTACAACTCATATTTTAGAACGAGTCGAAATTGACCATACACTTCTGGATATCCATCTTATTCATGACCTCGATTCTACTCTCATTGGAAGACCAACATTAACAGCCCTCTCGGACTATCACTCAGGCATGGTATTCGGGCTACAAACTTCCTTTGAAGCAACATCGTTCGCGGCTATCTCCTCAGCATGTTTAAATGCATTTTTACCAAAGGAAGAGGAGCTAGAAAAGCTGAATATTCAGGGGAACTGGCCTACTCATGGCATACCTGAAACATTAGTTACAGATAATGGAAACGAGTTTTGGAGTAATAATTTTTCAGAAATGGGTATGCAACTTGGAATGGTGATTCAGTATGCTCCTATACGACATCCAAATTATAAAGGTTCGATTGAAAGGTTCTTTGGTTCAGTCAACACGCTATTTCTTGATGACCTACCAGGTGTCGTAAGAAAGCCACATAAAAAAAATGATCGTTACGACCCTCGGCAAGAAGCACTAATGACCTTTACGAAATTCAAACACGATTTTTACGATTGGATTGTGAATGTTTATAACAATGAACCGAACGAAGATGGCGCCACACCAAAAGAAATCTGGAATTCTTCAGCAAAGCAGCAACCAATTCCAATTGAAGATAAGTTAGAAATAGAACTCTCCCTTCTTGCATCGCACAGCGCATCCCTGATGGGACATGGAATTTCTTTTCTTGGTCTTAAATATAACTCCGATGCTCTAAAAAGTCTTTTCAGACGTGATGGGAAGCACAAGGTCAACATCAAAATCAACCCATATGACCTTGGAGAGGTACTTGTTTTAGATTCAAAAGAGCTGGTTTATATCACCGTTCCGTGCCTCGAGTATTCCTATGCCAAAGGCGTCTCAATTTATGAACATCGTGAATACAAGCGAGTATCAAGAAAATATAAAAATCAGAAACTCAATAATCAAGATCTTATGCAAGCAAAAATTCGACAAAAAGATGAAAGAGATCGAATGAGAGAGCAAAATAAAAGGAGAAAGACACAGGTCACAACTCAAAAACACTCTCGAATTGAAAAGGTGGGGATACCCACTTTCGACCTACTACCTTCTGAATCTATCAGCTCAAATGATGTACTTATTGACCAGCCAGCGTCTGTAGACGTCAAAACTGAAGATTGGGATATTGAATAA
- a CDS encoding ATP-binding protein, which yields MNQFTEKEPYILSPDLKYLREKFDELRIHKKDFNTANCMIITGESGSGKSELAKRYLKIYPTFQDQIGTKQPVLHLEIKMANTVKDVLVSLLVGINDPQMGNGARNASELFTRFVRLSKVIKLELIILDEVQVIIERRSEKVISGIGDLFKDLIKETGIPIVFMGMPWARYLIDSNPQLNGRIAIRHTMPTFKVSEQKKFEGFASLVKGLAKSYELSNAIDTSNKELLLRLFAFSKGNVRQVSRLLRSLFIFCTINSKQPDSKLLADIVESLGYSEAINPFKQKITDVVIEENLTESDFLFSHRSKGNSIVAPEIAKFRITKELKIYSII from the coding sequence ATGAATCAATTCACAGAAAAAGAACCATACATACTAAGCCCAGACCTCAAATATTTGAGAGAAAAGTTCGATGAATTAAGAATACATAAAAAGGACTTCAACACAGCTAATTGCATGATTATTACTGGGGAGTCTGGAAGTGGCAAAAGTGAACTAGCCAAAAGATATCTTAAAATATATCCAACCTTTCAGGATCAAATAGGAACAAAGCAACCCGTTCTCCACTTAGAAATAAAAATGGCAAATACCGTGAAGGATGTACTGGTTAGTCTTCTAGTTGGAATCAATGATCCTCAAATGGGGAATGGAGCCAGAAATGCATCCGAGCTTTTTACTCGTTTTGTCCGACTGTCAAAAGTCATCAAGTTAGAGTTAATTATTCTTGATGAAGTTCAAGTTATCATTGAACGTCGTTCAGAAAAGGTTATCAGCGGTATTGGAGATCTGTTTAAAGATCTAATCAAAGAAACAGGTATACCCATAGTATTCATGGGAATGCCATGGGCACGTTACCTGATTGATTCAAATCCTCAACTAAATGGAAGAATCGCAATTAGGCATACAATGCCAACATTCAAAGTTAGCGAGCAGAAAAAATTTGAAGGGTTTGCAAGTCTTGTCAAAGGTTTAGCCAAGTCATACGAACTTAGTAATGCTATTGACACATCAAATAAAGAACTTCTTCTAAGGTTATTTGCATTCTCTAAAGGCAATGTAAGACAGGTTTCTCGCTTACTCCGTAGCCTATTTATTTTTTGCACCATCAATTCCAAGCAACCTGATAGCAAATTGCTTGCTGATATCGTTGAGTCCCTAGGCTACTCTGAAGCCATAAATCCTTTCAAACAAAAAATCACGGATGTGGTTATAGAAGAAAACCTGACCGAATCAGACTTTTTATTTAGTCATCGCTCTAAAGGCAATTCAATTGTTGCCCCTGAAATCGCAAAGTTTCGGATCACAAAAGAGCTGAAAATTTATTCGATAATCTAA